The nucleotide sequence CCACTGCACGAGGGTGCGCAGATCGTCCACCGAGAACGGCTTGGTCAGGACGGGATCGCCGCTCTCGGCCAGGAACGGCACGTACTCGTCGGCCTCGGCGTGGCCGGTCACGAAGATCACCCGGGGCAGGGCCTGCCCGTAGCGCGCGCGGAGCGCGTCGTGCAGCCCGCGGCCGTCGAGGTTCGGCATCTGCAGGTCGCTGATGATCAGGTCGTAGGTGCGCTGCTCGATGCGGTAGAGCGCCTCGACCCCGTCGCGCGCGGTGTCGACGTCGTGGTCGTCGAGCAGCAGGATGTTGGCGATCATCTCGCGAAGGCTCGCCTCGTCCTCGACCACCAGGATGAGCCGCGACTTCATCCGGCGAGCACCCGGGCGATCAGCTCGAGCGCGGGCCCGGGCCGCAGCGGCTTCATCAGCATGGGCGCGCGCAGGTCGGCGAGGAAGCCGCCGTACTGGGGATCGAAGGTCTGCCCGGTCAGGAACACCAGGCGGGGCGGCGAGTCGGGGAAGCGCGCGCGCAGCGCCGCGACGAGCCCGGGTCCGTCCAGCCCCGCCATCCGCACGTCCGCGATGACCAGCGCGTAGCGGCGCTGCTCGAGCAGCAGCAGGGCGGCCTCGGCGTCCTCGGCCCCGTCGACCTCGTGGCCCTCGAGGCTCAGCAGGTCGATGAGGGACTGGCGCGCCGCGATGTCTCTGTCCACGATCAGGATGAGCCGCGCGTCCACGGCGGCCTCTACCGGCGTGACGGAGGCGGTGGCGGGCCCGCGTTCTTCCAGATGCCGAGCCGCGAGGCGCGCGCCTCCTCCTGACGCTTCAGGAGCAGCTCGTAATAGCGGATGTTGGGCCCGGCGGCGACCACCTGGCCATAGCCGCGGCCGGCCATCTCGGCGTTGGCCAGGACCTCGCCGACCCACACGTAGGCCAGCAGGCGGCCCTCGGCGTCGCGCTCCTGCACGTCGAATTCGAGCCGGACGTTCTTCTGGAAGACCAGTGCCCGGTTGAAGGCGAGCGCCTCGCGGCCCTGGGGCTCGCCGCCGTCGGCGCCCTCGCCCGGCGTCGGCGCGGCGATCCCGATGTAGCGCACCGGCGTGACCTCGCCGTTGACGAAGACGTTGATGGAGTCGCCGCTGACCACCTTCACCACGACCGCGGGCAGGCTGCGAGGCCGTGGCGGATCCTGGGCCCGCGCGGCCGCGGTCGGCCCCCCGGGCGGGCATCCGGCGAGGAGGGCCAGTAGAACCAGCGCGAGGCGGCCGGCTCGCGGCACTACTTCCTGCCTTCGCTCAGGGCCCGCTCCACCGCCTCGCGCCGGAGCCGCTCGGCCGCGAGCTGATCGGTAAGGTCTTTCACCTCATCGGCCAGGCGCTGCATCTCCTGGGTGTGATCGGTCCTCAGGGCGGCCTGCTCCTGGGCGCTCTTCTGCCGCCACAGCAGGTCGGCCGCGACCCCGCCGCCCAGCAGGCCGATGGCGCCCCACACCGCGATGCGCCGGGCGGTCGCTCGGCTCAGATCCACCGGCTCAATCCACCAGCGCGATCGCGCGCACCGGCGACCCGTCCGCGCCGGTCACACGCAGGGGCAGGGCGATGAAGCGGCAGCGCGGCACGCCGATCTGCTCGAGGTTCGTCAGGTACTCGATGACGGTGACGCCCGCCGGGAAGAACACGTGGTGGGTGGTGCACTCCTCCCGCGCGATCCTGGTCTCGGGCGAGAAGATGGAGGTGCGGATGCAGTAGTCGGGCGGGTAGTCGTAGCCCACCGCCTTCACCCCGCGCGCCACCAGCCAGTCGCAGGCGCTGCGGCCGGTGTAGGGGGCGTCCTTCCAGAAGCGCTCGCTCGCCACCGGGCAGCGGCGCGGCCAGTCGGTGCGCAGCAGCACGATGTCGCCGGCCCGCACGTGGCCGGCCTTCTTCTCCAGCGCGGCCGCGGTGACCTCACCGTTCTCGCCGAGGTCGGTCAGGTCCACCACCGCCGCGTCGCCCATCCACTGCTCGACCGGCATCGAGGCGATGTCGCGGTCGCCGGGCAGGAAGTGCACCGGCGCGTCCACGTGCGTGTAGGCGTGGCAGCTCACGGTGAGGACGGTGGACTGGAAGTTCGCGCCCTGCTCGTGGGTCGAACGGCGCTCGCTCGCCACCGTCCAGCGGAAGTGCGGCCCGATGGGGAAGCTCAGGTCGACCACGCGCATGCCGGCCATGGTGTC is from Candidatus Methylomirabilota bacterium and encodes:
- a CDS encoding response regulator, whose product is MDARLILIVDRDIAARQSLIDLLSLEGHEVDGAEDAEAALLLLEQRRYALVIADVRMAGLDGPGLVAALRARFPDSPPRLVFLTGQTFDPQYGGFLADLRAPMLMKPLRPGPALELIARVLAG
- a CDS encoding cyclase family protein, which gives rise to MAGMRVVDLSFPIGPHFRWTVASERRSTHEQGANFQSTVLTVSCHAYTHVDAPVHFLPGDRDIASMPVEQWMGDAAVVDLTDLGENGEVTAAALEKKAGHVRAGDIVLLRTDWPRRCPVASERFWKDAPYTGRSACDWLVARGVKAVGYDYPPDYCIRTSIFSPETRIAREECTTHHVFFPAGVTVIEYLTNLEQIGVPRCRFIALPLRVTGADGSPVRAIALVD
- a CDS encoding thermonuclease family protein, with product MPRAGRLALVLLALLAGCPPGGPTAAARAQDPPRPRSLPAVVVKVVSGDSINVFVNGEVTPVRYIGIAAPTPGEGADGGEPQGREALAFNRALVFQKNVRLEFDVQERDAEGRLLAYVWVGEVLANAEMAGRGYGQVVAAGPNIRYYELLLKRQEEARASRLGIWKNAGPPPPPSRR
- a CDS encoding response regulator translates to MKSRLILVVEDEASLREMIANILLLDDHDVDTARDGVEALYRIEQRTYDLIISDLQMPNLDGRGLHDALRARYGQALPRVIFVTGHAEADEYVPFLAESGDPVLTKPFSVDDLRTLVQWVLET